The uncultured Bacteroides sp. genomic sequence GTATGACTCGTGAAGAACTTATCGGTGTAAATGCTGGTATCGTTAAAGCTGTTGCTGGTAATATTTTGAAATATTCTCCAGATGCTATTATCGTAGTTATCTCTAATCCTATGGATACTATGACTTATCTTTCTCTTAAGTCACTTGGTTTACCAAAAAACAGAATTATTGGTATGGGTGGTGCTTTGGATAGCTCACGTTTCAAATATTTCTTGTCTCAGGCATTAGGATGCAATGCTAACGAAGTAGAAGGTTTTGTTATTGGTGGTCACGGTGACACAACAATGATTCCTTTAATCCGTTTCGCTACATACAAAGGTATTCCAGTTAGCAATTTCTTAAGCGCAGAAAAAATGGACGAAGTTGTTAAGTCTACTATGGTAGGTGGAGCTACTTTAACAGGCCTTCTTGGTACATCTGCTTGGTATGCACCAGGTGCTGCAGGAGCATTTGTTGTTGAGTCTATCGTTAAGAACCAAAAGAAGATGATTCCTTCTTGTGTTGCTTTGGATGGTGAATATGGTCAATCTGATATCTGTATCGGTGTTCCTGTAATCATTGGCCGTAATGGTGTTGAAAAGATCGTTGAACTTGAGTTGAACGCTGAAGAAAAAGAACTTTTCGAAAAGAGCGCAGAAGCTGTAAGAAAAACAAATAGCGTATTGAAAGAAATCAATGCATTATAATCAATACTTGCATTAAAATAAGAGAGGCAACAACCTGTACAAGGTGTTGCCTCTTTTATTTTAGAATAAAAATAAGATTACTGCATTGAACGGCTATCAATTCCCCACATCATTTTAGTGCGAAGTGTGTTGAAAAATACATGATTATATCTTTTCACAACCTTTATGCTGTAATCAGCCTTTTTTATAATAAGACGGCTTCCCTCGCTACATGATTCGCTACGCCCATCAACAGCAATAAGGAAACTATGGCTACGACTTTCTACATCAAGTGTTATTTCCCAGTCGTCACGGATAACAATTGGGCGAATATTCAAGCTGTGCGGGGCTACCGGTGTTATGGCAATTGTATTTGAATGAGGCACAATAATTGGTCCACCTACACTCAGTGAGTATGCTGTTGATCCGGTAGGAGTGGAAATTACCAATCCATCGGCCTGATATGTAGTTAGGTATTCTCCATTGATAGTTGTATGAATGGAAATCATAGAAGAACTGTCTCGTTTTAATATCGCTATTTCGTTCAGGGCAAATGGATAACCCTTAAGCTCTTCCAGATTACTTTCCAATTGCAAAATGCTACGATCCTCTATTTTATATTGTCCTTTGTGAATTTCATCAAAAGTAGCGTCCATTTCTTCGGGGGAAACATCTGCAAGAAAGCCAAGGCGTCCGGTGTTGATTCCCAGAATAGGTATGTTTTTCTTGCCTACACGGCTGGCAGCTTTAAGAAAAGTACCATCGCCTCCAATACATATTACCATGTCTACAGAAAAATCATCATTCCCTATCAATCCACTTACTTTTGGAGTAAAATGAAGATCTTTAGTTAGGAAATCATAAAACTCCCAATCAACAAAAATCTCAGCTCCATGTTGTTTTAGTATTGTGAACAGAGTCTCAGCATGTAGCGATTTTTTTGCTTGAAAACAGTTCCCGAATATCGCGAATCTCATCTTATTTTAATTTAAAGTAGTTACTTTTAATGAATCTTTTCGATGCAAATTACTCAGTTTTCGGTAAATCCTGTTACTTTTGCATTCGATACGTTAAATGCAAATTTGGGGAATCTTTTTTGTTTAAATGCTATAATTCCAGCTAATTATTCTTTTTTAGCAGAAAAAGCAGGAAGATTCCTATATATATAGAAAATCAATTATGACAAAGTTAAGTGTGAACATCAACAAAGTGGCTACTATTCGTAATGCAAGAGGAGGAAATACTCCAAATGTTACGAAAGTTGCATTAGACTGTGAAACGTTTGGTGCCGAAGGAATCACTGTTCATCCCCGACCTGATGAAAGGCACATTCGCCGTGCCGACGTTTATGAAATGCGACCATTGTTAAAAACAGAGTTCAACATAGAAGGTTATCCCTCGCCTGAATTTATAGAATTGGTTTTGCAAGTAAAACCTCATCAGGTAACATTGGTTCCGGACGATCCTTCTCAGATAACCTCTAATTCCGGATGGGATACAAAAGCAAACCTGGCATTTCTCACAGAAGTGCTTGATAGATTCACCCGTGCGGGAATACGTACGTCTGTATTTGTTGCTGCCGATGTTGAGATGGTTGAATATGCGGCAAAAGCTGGTGCAGATAGGGTGGAACTTTATACAGAACCTTACGCTACACTTTATCCCAAAGATCCAGAAGCTGCAATTGCTCCTTTTTTAACTGCGGCTAAAACGGCGCGTAGTCTGGGCTTAGGATTAAATGCAGGCCATGATCTTAGCTTGGTTAATCTGAATTATCTTTATAAGAATATTCCTTGGATAGATGAAGTCTCAATAGGTCATGCTTTGATAAGCGATGCTCTTTATCTGGGGCTTGAAAAAACGATCCAGGAATATAAGAACTGTCTGCGATAAGACTCAAATTGTGTCTGCCGCTTATTTTGATAATAATAATAAGTAGGCACTAAAAAGAAAGTAAGAATGGCAAAGGATAATTTAACTTCAAAAGAATGGTGTGACTTGATATTCCAAGGTAAGAATAAGGAATATGGGGCATATAGAATACGTCTTGAATCTCCTCAGAGACACAATCGTTCAGTGTTTATTATTCTCGTTGTTGTGCTGATTGGGTTTAGTCTACTCAAAATTAATGAGGTAACTGCTCCAAAACAAGTAGAGGTAGTAACTGAAGTATCAACTATTTCTATGCTGGATGAGCCAATTCCAGATGATCCTCCTAAACCTAAATCTGGCCCGGCAGCTAAAAAAGGAGGAGGAGCACCAAAGCAACAAAAAGTTTCTGTCGAGAAACCGGGAGCAGCTCCTGTTGTTAAAGGTGAAG encodes the following:
- the mdh gene encoding malate dehydrogenase; this encodes MSKVTVVGAGNVGATCANVLAFNEVADEVVMLDVKEGVSEGKAMDMMQTAQLLGFDTTVVGCTNDYAKTANSDVVVITSGIPRKPGMTREELIGVNAGIVKAVAGNILKYSPDAIIVVISNPMDTMTYLSLKSLGLPKNRIIGMGGALDSSRFKYFLSQALGCNANEVEGFVIGGHGDTTMIPLIRFATYKGIPVSNFLSAEKMDEVVKSTMVGGATLTGLLGTSAWYAPGAAGAFVVESIVKNQKKMIPSCVALDGEYGQSDICIGVPVIIGRNGVEKIVELELNAEEKELFEKSAEAVRKTNSVLKEINAL
- a CDS encoding NAD kinase, with product MRFAIFGNCFQAKKSLHAETLFTILKQHGAEIFVDWEFYDFLTKDLHFTPKVSGLIGNDDFSVDMVICIGGDGTFLKAASRVGKKNIPILGINTGRLGFLADVSPEEMDATFDEIHKGQYKIEDRSILQLESNLEELKGYPFALNEIAILKRDSSSMISIHTTINGEYLTTYQADGLVISTPTGSTAYSLSVGGPIIVPHSNTIAITPVAPHSLNIRPIVIRDDWEITLDVESRSHSFLIAVDGRSESCSEGSRLIIKKADYSIKVVKRYNHVFFNTLRTKMMWGIDSRSMQ
- a CDS encoding pyridoxine 5'-phosphate synthase; translated protein: MTKLSVNINKVATIRNARGGNTPNVTKVALDCETFGAEGITVHPRPDERHIRRADVYEMRPLLKTEFNIEGYPSPEFIELVLQVKPHQVTLVPDDPSQITSNSGWDTKANLAFLTEVLDRFTRAGIRTSVFVAADVEMVEYAAKAGADRVELYTEPYATLYPKDPEAAIAPFLTAAKTARSLGLGLNAGHDLSLVNLNYLYKNIPWIDEVSIGHALISDALYLGLEKTIQEYKNCLR